The following proteins are encoded in a genomic region of Dyadobacter sp. UC 10:
- a CDS encoding PhoPQ-activated pathogenicity-related family protein: MKKSIAIVLLCVQAAILTAKAQTRITPETALESYLNNGDKSLKWELKDQYTKNDQTIYNILLTSQKWREFTWTHQLTVIVPKENKHDGALLFITGGSNKNELPNWDSKKDDKLIESLAGVAAANNSMVVQLKQTPNQPFFDDLTEDALISYTLHNFKKDKDYTWPLLFPMVKSAVRAMDVVQEFSKQKLDHEVKKFVVSGASKRGWTTWLTGASDKRVAAIAPMVIDILNMPVSLDYQVESWGDYSVQIEDYVKLGIPQSTGTEDGKAITTMIDPYSYRAKLTMPKLIFMGTNDEYWVTDNIKNYLKNIPGINSLHYVPNAGHDLGGGKQAMEALSAFYGAALNKTPFTVCEWKQSVSEKNIKLDITATSDALIDVILWSANSPDQDLRNDTWTGRSLGIKNKSSIQVTEPLPKTGFKAIYVDLKYKNKAGAIYTESTRVFLANEDTVL; encoded by the coding sequence ATGAAAAAAAGTATTGCAATTGTCCTGCTGTGTGTGCAAGCAGCAATTCTTACCGCGAAGGCTCAAACTCGGATCACTCCTGAAACCGCTCTTGAAAGCTATCTCAATAATGGAGATAAGTCCTTAAAGTGGGAGCTGAAAGACCAATACACAAAGAATGATCAAACCATTTACAACATATTACTTACCTCTCAGAAATGGCGTGAGTTCACCTGGACACATCAGCTCACAGTGATTGTTCCGAAAGAAAACAAGCACGATGGCGCGTTGCTTTTTATTACAGGAGGTTCCAATAAAAATGAGCTTCCCAACTGGGACAGCAAAAAGGACGATAAACTCATTGAATCACTTGCTGGCGTTGCTGCCGCTAACAATTCTATGGTGGTGCAATTGAAGCAGACCCCCAATCAGCCGTTTTTTGATGATCTTACAGAAGATGCCTTGATATCGTATACGCTCCATAATTTCAAAAAAGACAAAGACTATACCTGGCCGCTGTTGTTCCCTATGGTGAAAAGTGCAGTGAGGGCGATGGACGTGGTCCAGGAGTTTTCAAAACAGAAACTCGACCATGAGGTTAAAAAATTTGTGGTTTCAGGGGCCTCCAAACGGGGCTGGACTACCTGGCTTACCGGTGCGAGTGACAAGCGTGTTGCAGCGATAGCCCCTATGGTAATCGACATTTTGAATATGCCGGTCAGCCTGGACTACCAGGTCGAATCCTGGGGTGATTACAGTGTGCAGATTGAAGATTACGTAAAACTGGGTATTCCGCAATCTACCGGAACCGAGGATGGCAAAGCGATTACGACGATGATCGACCCGTACTCCTACCGCGCAAAACTGACAATGCCGAAATTGATTTTTATGGGAACGAATGATGAGTATTGGGTAACCGATAATATTAAAAACTACCTTAAAAACATTCCTGGCATTAATAGTCTTCATTACGTACCCAATGCAGGGCATGATCTTGGTGGGGGCAAGCAGGCTATGGAGGCATTGAGTGCATTTTATGGCGCTGCATTAAACAAAACACCTTTTACCGTTTGTGAATGGAAACAGTCTGTGAGTGAAAAGAATATCAAGCTCGATATCACGGCAACGTCGGATGCGCTTATAGACGTGATTTTATGGTCGGCCAACTCACCGGACCAGGACCTGAGAAACGACACCTGGACAGGCAGAAGTCTTGGAATTAAAAATAAATCCAGCATACAGGTCACCGAACCTCTTCCTAAAACCGGGTTCAAGGCCATTTATGTTGATTTGAAATATAAAAACAAAGCAGGAGCCATCTACACCGAAAGTACCCGGGTGTTTCTCGCTAACGAGGATACTGTTTTGTGA
- a CDS encoding alpha/beta fold hydrolase has translation MRLFTKLFMICSIVGLISCKEKDALPHEDATLFLRHKGADMPIWIKGNSQPNKIVLFVQGGPGDCAMCYRYYLKGLEEDVMMAYWDQRVAGASSGKVDPATLRYAQFGEDIELIVKLLKKQYPNAQVYLLAHSFGVELAWQYLTTGNNQQQVAGAMMVNGMFSYYRWIYQVREWALKQAKEKGNKEAEGFLTANPVTPQNTGTVDWEGIYRWMHKLDGNPVSLYSDKKYVIHYAFGSPNTALAQFTHSKAYGYYGDIESRTFEKGKLLQNVRIPVGLFWGVKDGIVPFEIGLESKELLKNTQVTQVTFDQSWHEPFITETTAFVNAVRAFVGK, from the coding sequence ATGAGACTATTTACAAAGCTATTCATGATATGCTCGATTGTCGGCCTGATCAGCTGCAAAGAAAAGGATGCGCTGCCGCATGAAGACGCCACGCTTTTCCTGCGCCACAAGGGCGCTGATATGCCGATTTGGATCAAAGGAAACAGTCAGCCCAATAAAATCGTACTCTTCGTACAAGGCGGCCCGGGCGACTGCGCGATGTGTTACCGCTATTATCTGAAAGGACTGGAAGAAGACGTCATGATGGCTTATTGGGACCAGCGCGTAGCGGGCGCATCTTCGGGCAAAGTCGATCCTGCAACTTTGCGATATGCGCAGTTTGGAGAAGATATAGAACTGATTGTCAAGTTATTGAAAAAACAATATCCGAATGCACAGGTCTATTTACTTGCACATAGCTTCGGCGTGGAGCTGGCATGGCAATATTTGACAACGGGCAATAACCAGCAGCAGGTTGCCGGGGCGATGATGGTCAATGGCATGTTTTCCTACTACCGCTGGATTTATCAGGTGCGTGAGTGGGCATTGAAACAGGCCAAAGAAAAAGGCAACAAGGAAGCCGAAGGTTTTCTGACAGCCAATCCGGTGACGCCGCAAAATACGGGAACTGTGGACTGGGAAGGCATTTACCGCTGGATGCACAAGCTGGACGGCAACCCGGTTTCGTTGTATTCGGACAAGAAATATGTTATTCATTACGCATTTGGTTCGCCTAACACTGCGCTCGCGCAATTCACCCATAGCAAAGCCTACGGATACTATGGCGATATTGAAAGCCGGACATTTGAAAAGGGAAAGCTGTTACAAAATGTGAGAATTCCGGTCGGCCTATTCTGGGGTGTAAAAGACGGTATTGTGCCATTTGAAATCGGGTTGGAGAGTAAGGAATTACTGAAAAATACGCAGGTAACCCAGGTCACATTTGACCAATCCTGGCATGAACCGTTTATTACTGAAACGACAGCGTTTGTTAATGCGGTGCGGGCATTTGTCGGGAAGTAA
- a CDS encoding GNAT family N-acetyltransferase, producing the protein MQLQIIPLSENDFTEVTSVWEASVRASHHFLSEADIQFYKPLIFSNYLPMLDLYGIHHESGILAGFIGTVAGKIEMLFVQPSDFGKGIGQALCRFAMKELRASKVDVNEDNQGAFQFYLKMGFQVVGRSPLDPSGKPFPILHLDAGD; encoded by the coding sequence ATGCAATTACAGATTATACCACTTTCCGAAAATGATTTTACCGAAGTGACTTCCGTTTGGGAGGCATCAGTTCGGGCCAGCCATCATTTTCTTTCCGAGGCTGACATACAATTTTACAAACCATTGATTTTCAGCAACTACTTACCTATGCTTGATCTATACGGGATTCATCACGAATCCGGCATACTTGCCGGGTTTATAGGGACCGTGGCAGGTAAGATCGAAATGCTTTTTGTGCAACCATCTGATTTTGGAAAAGGCATTGGCCAGGCACTCTGCCGGTTTGCGATGAAAGAGCTCCGGGCCTCAAAGGTTGATGTCAATGAAGATAATCAGGGAGCTTTTCAGTTTTATCTAAAAATGGGCTTTCAGGTAGTTGGTCGCTCTCCACTGGATCCCAGTGGAAAGCCTTTTCCCATACTGCATTTAGACGCAGGCGACTAA
- a CDS encoding AraC family transcriptional regulator translates to MQLPPTPALAHLIKHFLIIDIDNLPNRSLRMFSDGNTGIVFNYKDPILFRPHDKPAALLPSSFLYGPFHHFQDLTATGRIGVLVAVFHPFAITPTVKIPANDLIDQVVDLDAIYHQQGRDILEQISYASDSFAKIAVVEDFFLKRLSDLKPPSSDAFHAVRLIQEHNGNVPVNALLSSLQISERKLERVFQDNVGYSPKRFAGITRVQYFLKLLRRDRPANYTGLVYDAGFYDQAHLIRTMKSISGITPGEYLDQPNLLAANFLEISL, encoded by the coding sequence ATGCAACTTCCTCCAACACCGGCGCTGGCACATCTGATCAAACATTTCCTGATCATTGACATCGACAACCTGCCCAACCGAAGCCTGAGGATGTTTTCAGATGGCAACACCGGGATTGTTTTTAATTACAAAGATCCTATTCTTTTCCGGCCACATGACAAGCCCGCTGCCTTGCTTCCATCCAGCTTTTTATATGGGCCATTTCATCATTTTCAGGATCTGACGGCCACCGGTCGGATCGGGGTGTTGGTTGCGGTTTTTCATCCTTTTGCCATTACTCCCACGGTGAAAATACCGGCTAATGATCTGATCGATCAGGTTGTGGATCTGGACGCAATCTATCACCAGCAGGGCCGGGACATTTTGGAACAGATAAGTTATGCTTCCGATAGCTTTGCCAAGATTGCGGTTGTAGAAGATTTCTTTCTGAAAAGGCTGTCTGATCTCAAGCCGCCAAGCAGCGACGCTTTTCATGCAGTGCGGTTGATTCAGGAGCATAACGGCAATGTGCCGGTCAATGCGCTTTTGTCGTCTCTCCAAATAAGTGAACGGAAGCTGGAGCGTGTTTTTCAGGATAATGTAGGATATTCTCCCAAACGGTTTGCGGGCATAACCAGGGTTCAGTATTTCCTCAAACTGCTTCGCCGAGACCGGCCTGCAAACTACACGGGCCTGGTATACGATGCCGGTTTTTACGATCAGGCACATTTGATCAGGACTATGAAAAGCATTTCCGGAATAACGCCCGGCGAATATTTAGACCAGCCCAACTTGCTCGCCGCTAACTTTCTGGAAATTTCCCTGTGA
- a CDS encoding SusD/RagB family nutrient-binding outer membrane lipoprotein, with the protein MKHLRIKSIVLAIMGIFMVSSCKDITELNDNPNGVNPLTANPSLVLSTVLTETGRAFVNLGYQDVAGIVQHTQKDGWSGGHNDYDWGQENSWSGYYDILRNNQYVYERSVELKYELHQGIALVIKSMIFGLIADLWGDAPYTNALKAAQGGTENTFPAFDSQESIYMGILDDLEKANVLLSKNAAEYAAVGNSDVYYQGNPAKWRKLANSLKLRYYMRMSVKKADFAKAGIETIVANPTQYPIITAAADDATMAYAGNSSADSWPGAVRFDPDSTNYRRIKMCATFVEYLQAGNDPRLGVFANKVQIPLVVDSSLPKGTDRITNGKRYLSPDKVTGAIDTDQEYVGLPVSLLGGASYNMSPTAAQGARNPHVSWLNSMYMQPTGALLKSRLMSAAEVNFILAEAAQKGWAAGDAKTNYEAAIQASFTTWGVAGALPAYLAQPLVAYNGTLRQIIEQKWIASWTAATEAWFDYRRTGFPELKTGPQSKRAALPLRFYYMLDERNLNKANADNAISKLEVTKYSEADGKNSAWSKPWLLQGTTKPW; encoded by the coding sequence AACCCGCTCACGGCAAATCCAAGTCTGGTATTATCGACTGTGCTTACAGAGACAGGACGGGCTTTTGTGAACCTTGGATATCAGGATGTTGCCGGTATTGTGCAGCATACCCAGAAGGATGGATGGAGCGGAGGGCATAACGACTATGATTGGGGGCAAGAAAACAGCTGGTCGGGTTACTATGACATTTTGCGGAATAACCAGTATGTATACGAACGCTCTGTTGAGCTCAAATATGAACTTCACCAGGGAATTGCGTTGGTCATCAAATCCATGATTTTTGGACTGATAGCGGATCTTTGGGGAGACGCACCCTATACCAATGCATTGAAAGCAGCCCAGGGTGGCACAGAAAACACATTTCCTGCTTTCGACTCTCAGGAAAGTATTTATATGGGAATCCTGGATGATCTTGAGAAAGCAAACGTGTTGCTTTCCAAAAACGCCGCTGAGTATGCTGCTGTGGGTAATTCAGATGTATATTATCAGGGAAATCCGGCTAAGTGGCGGAAGCTTGCCAATTCTTTGAAGCTGCGCTACTACATGCGGATGTCGGTGAAAAAAGCAGATTTCGCGAAAGCCGGAATAGAGACAATTGTTGCGAACCCAACCCAATATCCAATCATTACAGCAGCGGCAGACGATGCCACTATGGCCTATGCGGGCAATAGTTCGGCGGATTCCTGGCCGGGCGCAGTGCGTTTTGATCCGGATTCCACTAATTACCGCCGCATTAAAATGTGCGCCACTTTTGTTGAGTATCTGCAAGCTGGTAATGATCCACGTCTGGGTGTTTTTGCAAATAAAGTTCAGATCCCTCTGGTGGTTGATTCCTCATTGCCAAAGGGGACCGACCGGATCACAAATGGAAAACGCTACCTGTCTCCCGATAAAGTTACCGGCGCAATTGATACCGATCAGGAGTATGTTGGTCTGCCGGTTTCATTGCTTGGAGGTGCATCTTACAACATGAGCCCTACGGCGGCACAGGGCGCCAGAAATCCGCATGTATCCTGGCTCAACAGTATGTATATGCAGCCAACAGGCGCCTTGCTCAAATCAAGACTGATGTCTGCTGCGGAGGTGAATTTTATTCTGGCGGAAGCAGCACAGAAAGGCTGGGCAGCGGGCGATGCGAAAACCAATTATGAGGCTGCTATTCAGGCGTCTTTCACAACATGGGGGGTAGCCGGCGCACTTCCTGCGTATCTGGCGCAGCCGTTGGTTGCCTACAACGGGACCTTGAGACAAATTATCGAGCAAAAGTGGATAGCGAGCTGGACAGCTGCCACAGAAGCATGGTTTGATTACAGGAGGACCGGCTTTCCGGAACTGAAAACCGGGCCGCAAAGCAAAAGAGCCGCTTTACCCCTGCGTTTTTATTATATGCTTGATGAAAGGAACCTCAATAAAGCCAATGCTGATAATGCCATTAGCAAACTGGAGGTAACCAAATATTCAGAAGCGGATGGTAAGAACAGCGCATGGTCGAAGCCCTGGTTGTTGCAGGGGACAACCAAACCCTGGTAG